A single Kryptolebias marmoratus isolate JLee-2015 linkage group LG7, ASM164957v2, whole genome shotgun sequence DNA region contains:
- the LOC108228307 gene encoding programmed cell death 1 ligand 1-like isoform X3 — translation MAAFQTACWIRTLLLVGFVSSVSAGQKNIPAEPGQTITLPCRVSENRPVIVVEWSRTDLGSEYVLRYRDDQFDPELQHPSFKDRVDLQDRQMKDGDVSLVLKDVTINDTGTYECRVAYSKSNRRKRSNLSSDPISIIYLQVSPPG, via the exons ATGGCTGCATTCCAAACTGCGTGTTGGATCAGGACTCTGCTGTTGGTCGGCTTCGTCTCATCGGTTTCTGCAG GTCAGAAGAACATCCCAGCTGAACCTGGACAGACCATCACTCTGCCATGTAGAGTTTCTGAGAACAGACCTGTTATAGTTGTAGAGTGGAGCAGAACTGATCTGGGGTCAGAATATGTTCTTCGATACAGAGATGATCAGTTTGATCCAGAACTCCAGCATCCATCCTTTAAGGACCGGGTGGATCTGCAGGACAGACAGATGAAGGATGGAGACGTGTCTTTGGTTCTGAAGGACGTGACGATTAATGATACTGGAACATATGAGTGTCGAGTTGCCTACAGTAAATCAAACCGCAGGAAGAGATCTAACCTGTCTTCTGACCCCATCAGCATCATCTACCTGCAGGTTTCTCCTCCAG gtTAG
- the LOC108228307 gene encoding programmed cell death 1 ligand 1-like isoform X1, whose translation MAAFQTACWIRTLLLVGFVSSVSAGQKNIPAEPGQTITLPCRVSENRPVIVVEWSRTDLGSEYVLRYRDDQFDPELQHPSFKDRVDLQDRQMKDGDVSLVLKDVTINDTGTYECRVAYSKSNRRKRSNLSSDPISIIYLQVSPPGELCQSVCLKQLPDVCC comes from the exons ATGGCTGCATTCCAAACTGCGTGTTGGATCAGGACTCTGCTGTTGGTCGGCTTCGTCTCATCGGTTTCTGCAG GTCAGAAGAACATCCCAGCTGAACCTGGACAGACCATCACTCTGCCATGTAGAGTTTCTGAGAACAGACCTGTTATAGTTGTAGAGTGGAGCAGAACTGATCTGGGGTCAGAATATGTTCTTCGATACAGAGATGATCAGTTTGATCCAGAACTCCAGCATCCATCCTTTAAGGACCGGGTGGATCTGCAGGACAGACAGATGAAGGATGGAGACGTGTCTTTGGTTCTGAAGGACGTGACGATTAATGATACTGGAACATATGAGTGTCGAGTTGCCTACAGTAAATCAAACCGCAGGAAGAGATCTAACCTGTCTTCTGACCCCATCAGCATCATCTACCTGCAGGTTTCTCCTCCAGGTGAGTTGTGTCAGAGTGTTTGTCTGAAGCAGCTTCctgatgtttgttgttga
- the LOC108228307 gene encoding nectin-4-like isoform X2: MAAFQTACWIRTLLLVGFVSSVSADQIIITAVTGQTITLPCGAPENRTVIVVEWSRTDLGSDYVLRYRDEQFQTELQHPSFKDRVDLQDRQMKDGDVSLVLKNVTINDTGTYECRVVQRGERERKLIRIIYLDVSPPGELCQSVCLKQLPDVCC; encoded by the exons ATGGCTGCATTCCAAACTGCGTGTTGGATCAGGACTCTGCTGTTGGTCGGCTTCGTCTCATCGGTTTCTGCAG ATCAGATAATCATCACAGCTGTAACTGGACAGACCATCACTCTGCCATGTGGAGCTCCTGAGAACAGAACTGTTATAGTTGTAGAGTGGAGCAGAACTGATCTGGGGTCAGATTATGTTCTTCGATACAGAGATGAGCAGTTTCAGACAGAACTCCAGCATCCATCTTTTAAGGACCGGGTGGATCTGCAGGACAGACAGATGAAGGATGGAGACGTGTCTTTGGTTCTGAAGAACGTGACGATTAATGATACTGGGACATATGAGTGTCGAGTTGTCCAGAGAGGAGAACGTGAGAGGAAACTCATCCGCATCATCTACCTGGATGTTTCTCCTCCAGGTGAGTTGTGTCAGAGTGTTTGTCTGAAGCAGCTTCctgatgtttgttgttga
- the LOC108228308 gene encoding low affinity immunoglobulin gamma Fc region receptor III-like isoform X1 → MTEACSGHVAGSSSQRWFLVSRMAVRSSLLFLTSLLFCSTNQAGLTVSPSRSQFFEGDPVSLSCEEDHSSAGWTLRRKTSSSQSDCGHGWGKPAGSSCNISYVLPDDSGVYWCESSSGAASNTINLTVTGGSVILQSPVLPVMEGHDVTLSCQSKDKPSNLPAAFFKDGVFIGNESSGHMSLQRVSRSAEGLYRCQIRGHGESEPSWISVSGKPSATTPTSGAPPTSGAPPTPSNPLQRVSTPVRYLVVFCPYVVSTVLLVSLCRPRASENTFAD, encoded by the exons ATGACGGAAGCATGTTCAGGTCATGTGGCAGGAAGCTCATCACAGAGATGGTTTCTCGTCTCCAGGATGGCTGTGAGATCCTCTCTGCTGT TTCTGACCTCACTGCTGTTCTGCTCAACAAACCAAG CTGGTCTGACTGTGAGTCCCAGCAGATCTCAGTTCTTTGAAGGAGACCCTGTGTCTCTGAGCTGTGAGGAGGACCACAGCTCTGCTGGATGGactctgaggagaaaaacaagcagcagtcAGTCTGACTGTGGACATGGATGGGGGAAACCAGCTGGTTCCTCCTGTAACATCAGCTATGTTCTCCCAGATGACAGTGGTGTGTACTGGTGTGAGTCCAGCTCTGGAGCAGCCAGTAACACCATCAACCTGACTGTCACTG GTGGATCAGTGATCCTGCAGAGTCCTGTCCTCCCTGTGATGGAGGGACATGATGTCACTCTGAGCTGTCAATCAAAGGACAAACCCTCCAACCTCCCAGCAGCTTTCTTTAAAGATGGCGTCTTCATAGGGAATGAGTCCTCAGGTCACATGAGCCTCCAGCGTGTTTCCAGGTCTGCTGAAGGTCTCTACAGGTGTCAGATCAGGGGTCATGGAGAGTCTGAACCCAGCTGGATCTCTGTCTCAG GTAAACCGTCTGCAACCACACCCACCTCCGGAGCCCCGCCCACCTCCGGAGCCCCGCCCACTCCATCAAACCCACTTCAGAGAGTGTCCACACCTGTCCGATACCTGGTGGTGTTCTGTCCATACGTCGTCTCCACCGTCCTCCTGGTGTCTCTGTGTCGACCCAGAGCCTCAG aaaacaccttCGCTGACTGA
- the LOC108228308 gene encoding low affinity immunoglobulin gamma Fc region receptor III-like isoform X2 produces the protein MRQRFSLCPAGLTVSPSRSQFFEGDPVSLSCEEDHSSAGWTLRRKTSSSQSDCGHGWGKPAGSSCNISYVLPDDSGVYWCESSSGAASNTINLTVTGGSVILQSPVLPVMEGHDVTLSCQSKDKPSNLPAAFFKDGVFIGNESSGHMSLQRVSRSAEGLYRCQIRGHGESEPSWISVSGKPSATTPTSGAPPTSGAPPTPSNPLQRVSTPVRYLVVFCPYVVSTVLLVSLCRPRASENTFAD, from the exons ATGAGACAAAGGTTTTCTTTATGTCCAG CTGGTCTGACTGTGAGTCCCAGCAGATCTCAGTTCTTTGAAGGAGACCCTGTGTCTCTGAGCTGTGAGGAGGACCACAGCTCTGCTGGATGGactctgaggagaaaaacaagcagcagtcAGTCTGACTGTGGACATGGATGGGGGAAACCAGCTGGTTCCTCCTGTAACATCAGCTATGTTCTCCCAGATGACAGTGGTGTGTACTGGTGTGAGTCCAGCTCTGGAGCAGCCAGTAACACCATCAACCTGACTGTCACTG GTGGATCAGTGATCCTGCAGAGTCCTGTCCTCCCTGTGATGGAGGGACATGATGTCACTCTGAGCTGTCAATCAAAGGACAAACCCTCCAACCTCCCAGCAGCTTTCTTTAAAGATGGCGTCTTCATAGGGAATGAGTCCTCAGGTCACATGAGCCTCCAGCGTGTTTCCAGGTCTGCTGAAGGTCTCTACAGGTGTCAGATCAGGGGTCATGGAGAGTCTGAACCCAGCTGGATCTCTGTCTCAG GTAAACCGTCTGCAACCACACCCACCTCCGGAGCCCCGCCCACCTCCGGAGCCCCGCCCACTCCATCAAACCCACTTCAGAGAGTGTCCACACCTGTCCGATACCTGGTGGTGTTCTGTCCATACGTCGTCTCCACCGTCCTCCTGGTGTCTCTGTGTCGACCCAGAGCCTCAG aaaacaccttCGCTGACTGA